In a genomic window of Perognathus longimembris pacificus isolate PPM17 chromosome 21, ASM2315922v1, whole genome shotgun sequence:
- the LOC125339709 gene encoding LOW QUALITY PROTEIN: cyclin-A2-like (The sequence of the model RefSeq protein was modified relative to this genomic sequence to represent the inferred CDS: inserted 2 bases in 2 codons), with product MLGCLAPRPLPCGPGRRPLPWRTRRIRRSQHREGGAPGAPWGSSRVGGRARPKTRLAAPLKDLPVKDEPVSNLPLWKEISQQASITVHVDEAXAQPQKPPPQPRATEREDELAFNTAMALSDTRKPLVPLDFPTHGSFESPRTMDMSIALEEEAPPSVNEVPESHADIHAHLREVEXKCKPKAGYWKKQPAVTNSMGAILVDWLVEVGQEYKLQDQTLHLSLNCIDHFLSAMSGLKGTLQVAGTAAMLLATTVPQVGEFVYITDDTNSKKLVLRMEHLVLKVLAFQFLTQYFLHLQPANSKVESLAMFGGKLCLIDADPYLKYLPSMMAGAAFHLALYTLTGQSWPECLVWKSGYTLESLRPCLLDAQQTYLRAPHGQQSICENHHSAKDHGVSLLNPPETLSP from the exons ATGCTGGGCTGCTTGGCCCCCCGGCCTCTGCCCTGCGGACCAGGCCGACGGCCGCTCCCCTGGAGGACCAGGAGAATCCGGAGAAGTCAGCACCGGGAAGGTGGCGCCCCCGGGGCTCCGTGGGGGTCCTCTCGCGTGGGCGGCAGGGCCAGGCCCAAGACACGACTGGCTGCACCCCTAAAGGACCTTCCGGTGAAGGATGAGCCCGTCAGCAATCTGCCGCTTTGGAAGGAAATCAGCCAGCAGGCCTCCATCACCGTCCATGTGGACGAAG CCGCACAGCCTCAGAAGCCACCGCCCCAGCCCAGAGCCACCGAGCGCGAGGATGAGCTGGCTTTCAACACGGCCATGGCTTTGTCTGACACACGAAAGCCGCTGGTGCCTCTTGATTTTCCCACGCATGGTAGTTTTGAGTCCCCGCGCACCATGGACATGTCAATCGCGCTGGAAGAGGAGGCGCCGCCCAGTGTGAATGAAGTGCCGGAGTCCCACGCCGACATCCACGCGCACCTGCGGGAGGTGG TCAAGTGCAAGCCCAAAGCGGGCTACTGGAAGAAGCAGCCCGCCGTCACCAACAGCATGGGGGCCATCCTGGTGGACTGGCTGGTGGAGGTGGGGCAGGAGTACAAGCTGCAGGACCAGACACTTCACCTGTCCCTCAACTGCATCGACCACTTCCTGTCCGCCATGTCCGGGCTCAAGGGGACGCTCCAGGTCGCGGGCACGGCTGCCATGCTGCTCGCCACCACAGTCCCCCAAGTGGGAGAGTTTGTGTACATTACAGATGATACCAATTCTAAGAAACTGGTCCTGCGGATGGAGCACCTGGTCCTCAAGGTCcttgctttccagtttctcacGCAGTACTTCCTGCACCTGCAGCCCGCGAACAGCAAGGTCGAAAGCCTGGCCATGTTTGGGGGGAAATTGTGTCTGATAGACGCCGACCCGTACTTGAAGTACCTGCCGTCGATGATGGCGGGAGCCGCCTTCCACCTAGCACTCTACACCCTCACTGGGCAGAGCTGGCCCGAGTGCCTGGTGTGGAAGTCGGGCTACACCCTGGAGAGCCTGCGGCCCTGCCTCCTAGACGCGCAGCAGACCTACCTCCGCGCGCCGCACGGGCAGCAGTCCATCTGCGAGAATCACCACAGCGCCAAGGACCATGGAGTCTCCCTCCTCAACCCGCCAGAGACGCTGAGTCCATAG